In Bacteroidia bacterium, a genomic segment contains:
- a CDS encoding sodium:alanine symporter family protein, whose amino-acid sequence MEIITTVQGAIDSVLGPVLIVMLLLTGVFLTIRLGFIQFRRLGHGFAVATGKYDDPNDPGDVSHFQALATALSATVGIGNIAGVAIAIHWGGPGALFWMWITALLGMATKFTEVTLAQKYRDVETGEASQMVGTVSGGPMYYIERGLGKNWKWLAVFVAFALMLTAFLTGNAIQANTVADLMNSEFGIPTWGTGVFTAAIVAMVILGGISRIGKVTGILAPAMAGLYVLGGLTVLFINYAEILPAFKLIFSEAFNPTAGVAGTGIGVLIQTLVWGVKRGLFSNEAGQGSAPIAHSAAKTDEPVSEGAVALLEPFIDTIIICSITGLVILSTGVWTQKTPTELILGSSDVSWVEQSGEDVTFGSAPSELVVVEGVAQGNTHFAWHEVAVTEIYTDAAHSLKFSGKILPGESRAVGDDGTEYRVLHGDAVENAAPLTALAFSKDLGRAGRIIVVVCVFLFAVSTAISWSYYGDRCANYLFGKKAILPYKLIFVLMHFIGAVTALNTIWGLGDTALSLVTIPNVFALLLLSGVVKKMSDEYFKNKSYLRE is encoded by the coding sequence ATGGAAATTATTACCACCGTACAGGGTGCCATTGACAGCGTTTTGGGACCGGTACTCATTGTAATGTTGCTGCTTACCGGCGTTTTTCTGACCATTCGGCTTGGGTTTATTCAGTTTCGAAGACTGGGACATGGTTTTGCCGTAGCAACAGGAAAATACGACGACCCCAACGATCCCGGCGACGTTTCGCATTTTCAGGCACTTGCTACTGCCCTTTCTGCTACAGTAGGAATTGGTAATATTGCCGGTGTGGCCATCGCTATTCACTGGGGAGGGCCGGGTGCACTTTTTTGGATGTGGATCACGGCGCTTTTGGGTATGGCTACCAAGTTTACCGAAGTTACCCTCGCACAAAAATATCGCGATGTGGAGACCGGGGAAGCAAGCCAAATGGTGGGAACGGTTTCTGGTGGGCCGATGTATTATATAGAACGAGGGTTAGGTAAAAACTGGAAGTGGCTGGCCGTTTTTGTGGCATTTGCACTTATGCTTACCGCATTTCTTACCGGCAATGCGATCCAGGCCAATACCGTTGCCGACCTGATGAATTCTGAGTTTGGAATTCCTACCTGGGGTACGGGTGTATTTACTGCGGCCATTGTGGCGATGGTGATTTTGGGGGGAATCAGTCGGATTGGAAAAGTTACCGGTATCCTGGCTCCGGCAATGGCCGGGTTATATGTTCTGGGGGGACTGACTGTGCTTTTTATCAACTACGCAGAAATCCTCCCTGCTTTTAAACTGATTTTTTCGGAAGCTTTTAATCCTACGGCAGGGGTAGCCGGCACAGGGATAGGTGTATTGATACAGACTTTGGTATGGGGGGTAAAAAGAGGGCTTTTCTCCAATGAAGCCGGGCAGGGATCTGCCCCCATTGCGCACTCTGCCGCAAAAACAGACGAACCGGTCTCAGAAGGTGCTGTGGCACTTCTGGAGCCTTTTATCGATACGATTATTATTTGTTCGATCACTGGACTGGTCATCCTGAGTACAGGTGTCTGGACCCAAAAAACACCTACAGAGCTTATTCTCGGTAGCAGCGATGTCTCATGGGTTGAGCAGTCGGGTGAAGATGTTACGTTTGGCAGCGCGCCCTCCGAGTTGGTGGTAGTAGAAGGGGTTGCACAGGGAAATACACATTTTGCCTGGCATGAAGTAGCGGTAACTGAAATTTATACAGATGCTGCCCATTCGCTGAAGTTTTCGGGGAAAATCCTGCCGGGTGAAAGCCGCGCGGTGGGGGATGACGGTACAGAATACAGGGTCTTGCACGGTGATGCAGTAGAAAATGCTGCCCCGCTTACAGCCCTGGCCTTTTCCAAGGACCTCGGCCGTGCGGGGCGAATCATTGTCGTTGTCTGCGTATTTCTGTTTGCCGTATCTACGGCCATTTCCTGGAGTTATTACGGAGACCGTTGCGCCAACTACCTGTTTGGGAAAAAGGCCATTCTGCCCTACAAACTGATATTTGTGCTGATGCACTTTATTGGTGCCGTTACAGCTCTGAATACAATCTGGGGATTGGGAGACACCGCATTGAGTCTCGTAACCATTCCCAACGTATTTGCTTTGCTGTTGCTCTCCGGGGTGGTGAAGAAAATGTCAGACGAATACTTCAAAAACAAATCCTATCTGAGAGAATAG
- a CDS encoding sugar phosphate isomerase/epimerase family protein, with the protein MNVSRKNFLRTLGIGAGTLAGATMLPGFRPAPSSHSLTLGLASYTLREFTLDQTITMTKRVNLTHIALKSMHMPLESSESQIKTIAQKVRDAGLNLYGVGVIYMKTAEQVDQAFAYAKMAGVEVIIGVPNHDLLARAEEKVKETNIKLAIHNHGPGDDVYPGPDTVYEKIKNLDTRIGLCMDIGHTRRIGQDPSAMAKKYASRLYDIHLKDVDKEGKDGVPVELGRGIIDIPGFLATLQKIKYTGVVGLEYEKDGKDPMPGMAECVGYTHGVLDS; encoded by the coding sequence ATGAATGTATCCAGAAAAAATTTTCTACGCACCTTAGGTATTGGCGCAGGCACTTTGGCAGGTGCTACGATGCTGCCCGGTTTTCGTCCGGCACCTTCGAGCCATTCCCTCACCCTGGGCCTGGCTTCCTATACGCTACGCGAATTTACCCTTGATCAAACCATAACGATGACCAAACGGGTAAATCTCACGCATATCGCGCTGAAGAGCATGCACATGCCACTGGAAAGCTCAGAAAGCCAGATCAAAACGATTGCACAAAAAGTGCGTGACGCCGGGCTGAATCTTTACGGAGTCGGTGTTATTTATATGAAAACTGCCGAGCAGGTAGATCAGGCATTTGCTTACGCAAAAATGGCGGGTGTCGAGGTGATCATTGGTGTGCCAAACCATGACCTGCTTGCAAGAGCCGAAGAAAAAGTTAAGGAAACGAATATTAAACTTGCCATCCACAATCATGGCCCCGGTGATGACGTGTATCCAGGTCCCGATACGGTTTATGAAAAAATCAAAAATCTAGATACCCGCATTGGCCTTTGTATGGATATCGGTCATACGAGGCGAATTGGTCAGGACCCTTCTGCAATGGCAAAAAAATACGCTTCACGTCTCTATGATATCCATTTGAAAGATGTAGATAAGGAAGGGAAAGACGGCGTACCAGTCGAACTGGGAAGGGGAATTATTGACATTCCCGGCTTCCTCGCTACCCTGCAAAAAATCAAATACACTGGCGTAGTTGGTCTTGAATATGAAAAAGACGGAAAAGACCCCATGCCCGGTATGGCCGAATGTGTTGGCTATACCCACGGGGTCCTTGATTCTTAG
- a CDS encoding ATP-binding protein: protein MKHFRLHILVRIIVLTVSLCLFSFMVFVAGLKASAVFIGILILIQIVNLIYFTEQTNRVLTRFFSGIRYDDFTSTMHQESKGKTFDELNHELSSVVEQFRKIRLEKEENYRYLEQVFHHLSIPTISIRNRSEINFINQAGRILFPLPGVRKPEDLDESLVKAIGEMRSGEKRLVRITRNGEIIPLIISVTAFKLQGVGYQLVSFQNIRREVEKTETDAWQKLIRVLTHEIMNSVTPVTTLADSLRALLFHADHKTFRGPDITPDQTKDILQAIDIIRNRSKGLMSFVETYRNLTRIPVPQFESISIGPFFQDIQRLFSTRFQKEAITFELSIVPEKITLWADLQLTEQVVINLIINAIHAVEGREEKYIALMAGENAVGQVQITVKDNGCGIPPDQLEEIFIPFFSTKKEGSGVGLSISRQIMQAQGGEIRVNSSENEGTAFVLTFG, encoded by the coding sequence ATGAAACATTTCCGCTTACATATTTTGGTGCGAATCATTGTCCTGACAGTAAGTCTGTGTTTGTTTTCCTTTATGGTTTTTGTGGCCGGCCTCAAAGCTTCGGCGGTTTTTATCGGCATACTTATTCTCATACAGATCGTAAACCTGATTTATTTTACCGAACAGACAAACCGTGTGCTGACACGTTTTTTCTCAGGAATCAGATACGACGATTTCACCTCCACCATGCACCAGGAAAGCAAAGGAAAAACCTTTGACGAACTCAATCACGAACTCAGCAGTGTGGTAGAACAGTTTCGGAAAATAAGGCTGGAGAAAGAGGAAAATTACCGCTATCTCGAACAGGTTTTTCATCATCTAAGTATTCCGACCATATCCATCCGCAACAGGTCAGAAATCAATTTCATCAACCAGGCAGGAAGAATACTTTTTCCCCTCCCGGGAGTCCGCAAACCAGAAGATTTGGATGAAAGTCTGGTAAAAGCAATCGGGGAAATGCGTTCCGGCGAAAAACGCCTCGTGAGAATCACCCGAAACGGAGAGATTATTCCGCTCATTATTTCGGTCACCGCCTTCAAACTTCAGGGAGTCGGCTACCAACTGGTTTCCTTTCAGAATATCAGACGGGAAGTCGAAAAAACAGAAACCGATGCATGGCAAAAGCTGATACGCGTACTGACCCATGAGATTATGAATTCCGTCACACCGGTGACCACTCTGGCTGATAGTCTCCGGGCCCTGCTTTTCCATGCAGATCACAAAACCTTTCGCGGCCCGGATATCACCCCTGATCAAACCAAAGACATTCTCCAGGCCATTGATATTATCCGCAACCGGAGCAAAGGACTGATGAGTTTTGTCGAAACCTACCGAAACCTCACCCGTATCCCCGTTCCTCAGTTTGAAAGTATTTCGATCGGCCCATTTTTTCAGGATATCCAACGGCTTTTCTCCACACGTTTTCAAAAGGAAGCCATTACTTTTGAGCTGTCGATTGTTCCTGAAAAAATCACTTTATGGGCTGATTTGCAATTGACAGAACAGGTTGTGATCAATTTGATTATCAATGCGATCCACGCCGTAGAGGGGCGGGAGGAAAAATATATTGCGCTGATGGCGGGAGAAAATGCCGTCGGACAGGTCCAGATTACGGTCAAAGACAACGGGTGCGGAATACCGCCGGATCAACTCGAAGAGATTTTTATCCCCTTCTTTTCTACAAAAAAAGAAGGCTCAGGCGTAGGGCTAAGCATTTCCCGTCAGATTATGCAGGCACAGGGAGGAGAAATCAGGGTAAATTCCAGTGAAAATGAAGGCACTGCCTTTGTGCTTACCTTTGGGTAA
- a CDS encoding sigma-54 dependent transcriptional regulator, producing the protein MMAYKARILVVDDDRDVLDAARIFLKSHGFEADTEERPVFLNQLVKNGNYDLILLDLNFSREAISGKEGFYWLNQILETEPSAVVVLMTAYGDVDTAIKAIKKGATDFVLKPWDSEKLLATIHNALNIKAARTEQTSSPIAKDTREGNQEIIGQSEPIRRIFETINKIAATEANILILGENGTGKELIARALHQRSLRANQVFVNVDMGAISETLFESELFGHVKGAFTDARENRIGRFELAQKGTLFLDEIGNLSLPLQAKLLNALQQRRIIRVGSNHPLEVDIRLICATNLPIKEKVATREFRQDLLYRINTVELQLPPLRDRKEDISLLAEHFIQIYAQRYHKAVYSISPAALARMEKYHWPGNIRELQHAIERAVIMTETDILQPQDFHFGHLPESSADLFLDTYNLEEVEKMVIRKAISKHGGNISKAAKELGLTRTSLYRRIEKYGLL; encoded by the coding sequence ATTATGGCATACAAAGCCCGCATACTTGTAGTAGATGACGATCGGGATGTTCTCGACGCAGCCCGGATTTTCCTCAAAAGTCACGGTTTTGAAGCCGATACTGAAGAGCGTCCTGTATTCCTCAATCAGTTAGTAAAAAATGGCAATTATGACCTGATTTTACTCGACCTGAATTTTAGCCGGGAAGCCATCAGCGGGAAAGAAGGCTTTTACTGGCTCAATCAAATCCTTGAGACAGAACCATCTGCGGTTGTCGTACTCATGACAGCATATGGGGATGTGGATACGGCCATCAAAGCGATCAAAAAAGGAGCAACTGATTTTGTGCTCAAACCCTGGGACAGCGAAAAACTGCTTGCCACTATTCATAATGCGCTGAATATAAAAGCAGCAAGGACCGAACAGACTTCCTCCCCAATTGCTAAAGATACCCGTGAAGGCAATCAGGAAATCATCGGACAAAGCGAGCCCATACGCCGCATATTTGAAACCATCAACAAAATCGCCGCTACAGAAGCCAACATCCTGATACTGGGTGAAAATGGTACCGGCAAAGAGCTGATCGCCCGCGCACTTCACCAGCGCTCACTTCGCGCCAATCAGGTTTTTGTCAACGTTGACATGGGAGCAATCAGCGAGACACTGTTTGAAAGTGAACTTTTTGGCCATGTAAAAGGGGCTTTTACCGATGCGAGAGAAAACCGAATCGGGCGATTTGAACTCGCTCAGAAAGGCACGCTTTTTCTCGACGAAATCGGCAATCTTTCCCTGCCCCTTCAGGCAAAGCTCCTCAATGCGCTCCAACAACGGCGGATCATCCGCGTCGGTTCCAACCATCCGCTGGAGGTAGATATTCGCCTCATCTGCGCGACCAATCTCCCTATAAAAGAAAAAGTTGCCACGCGCGAATTCAGACAAGATCTGCTTTACCGCATCAATACCGTAGAACTTCAACTCCCCCCACTTCGCGATCGCAAAGAAGATATCAGTCTGCTCGCCGAACATTTTATCCAAATTTATGCCCAACGATACCACAAAGCTGTTTATAGTATAAGCCCTGCTGCACTCGCCCGAATGGAAAAATACCACTGGCCGGGCAATATCAGAGAATTGCAGCACGCCATTGAGCGGGCGGTGATCATGACAGAAACTGATATTCTTCAGCCACAGGATTTTCACTTTGGCCATCTTCCCGAAAGTAGCGCCGATTTATTTCTCGATACTTACAACCTGGAAGAAGTGGAAAAAATGGTCATAAGAAAAGCCATCAGCAAACACGGCGGCAATATCAGCAAAGCAGCCAAAGAACTGGGGCTCACCCGCACGTCTCTTTACCGCCGCATAGAAAAATACGGATTGCTCTAA
- a CDS encoding ABC transporter ATP-binding protein translates to MLLSTHELTKVYRTEEIETTALNNLSLEIEAGEFLAIMGPSGCGKSTLLNILGMLDSPSSGSYTFLGNEVNGLSEKGRAILRKGNIGFVFQSFNLIEELTVFENVELPLIYLKMSASERKKRVHDMLQHLQIMHRVNHFPQQLSGGQQQRVAVARALVTRPSLVLADEPTGNLDSENGNEVMKILTELNDAGTTIVMVTHSEHDASYSRRIIRLLDGRIYSEVNHKSSVIGG, encoded by the coding sequence ATGTTGTTATCTACCCACGAACTGACAAAGGTATACCGTACAGAGGAAATCGAAACGACCGCCCTCAACAATCTTTCTCTGGAAATCGAAGCCGGCGAGTTTCTGGCCATCATGGGGCCTTCCGGTTGCGGTAAATCTACTTTGCTGAACATTCTCGGAATGCTTGATTCCCCTTCATCGGGTAGTTATACCTTTTTGGGAAATGAAGTAAACGGCCTTTCTGAAAAGGGACGGGCAATTCTTCGCAAGGGAAATATTGGTTTTGTGTTTCAGTCCTTTAATCTGATTGAGGAACTTACCGTGTTTGAAAATGTCGAACTGCCGCTGATCTACCTGAAAATGTCTGCTTCTGAGCGCAAAAAACGCGTACATGACATGCTGCAACACCTTCAGATTATGCATCGGGTGAATCATTTTCCCCAGCAACTTTCCGGTGGCCAGCAGCAGCGTGTCGCTGTGGCAAGGGCGCTCGTTACCCGCCCGAGTCTGGTTTTGGCCGATGAGCCTACCGGCAACCTCGATTCTGAAAATGGAAACGAAGTCATGAAAATTTTGACTGAACTCAACGACGCCGGAACGACGATTGTCATGGTTACCCACTCAGAACATGATGCTTCTTACAGCCGGAGAATCATTCGCTTGCTTGATGGAAGAATCTACTCAGAAGTAAATCATAAGTCTTCAGTCATCGGGGGTTAA